The Nocardioides panzhihuensis genome has a segment encoding these proteins:
- a CDS encoding Rid family hydrolase: MPVELLTPDGMFQPVPYHHVSVATGSRHVHVAGQIARDELGRGVAPGDLAGQLAHALRNTARGLAGAGATFADVVRLRFFVTNWTPDKYDAFVAGLESVVDELGIPQPLPPLSAIGVDYLFEPDVLVEVEAYAVLD, from the coding sequence GTGCCCGTTGAACTGCTCACCCCTGACGGCATGTTCCAGCCCGTGCCCTATCACCACGTCTCCGTGGCGACCGGCTCCCGTCACGTCCACGTCGCCGGCCAGATCGCCCGGGACGAGCTCGGGCGTGGCGTTGCTCCGGGCGACCTCGCCGGCCAGCTCGCCCATGCCCTCCGCAACACCGCCCGCGGACTGGCCGGGGCCGGCGCCACCTTCGCCGACGTCGTACGTCTCAGGTTCTTCGTCACGAACTGGACCCCGGACAAGTACGACGCGTTCGTCGCCGGTCTCGAGAGCGTCGTCGACGAGCTTGGCATCCCGCAACCCCTGCCGCCCCTGTCGGCCATCGGCGTGGACTACCTCTTCGAGCCCGACGTTCTCGTCGAGGTCGAGGCGTACGCCGTCCTGGACTGA
- the eccCa gene encoding type VII secretion protein EccCa codes for MTIAATAGGTRTEEPEVPEGELALNPPPAIEEGEGVGGILMNAIPMLGGLGSIVLIATMQSGAGGSPPIQRYIAAGMFLFATLGFIFVQIDRQRKQKQKQVGGQRTDYLRYLAGVRQSARKAGEQQRKALTWHYPAPSSLPAIAEERSRLWERSNTHKRYLDVRYGVAHQPLALTLVPPQQTPIDQVDPASASALHRLLTVHRIQPDLPAATNLRGFDKMEICGNEDQARALARALICGMTAFHSPEQLIVAVLTSERNLAEWDWVKWLPHAQSGREVDAVGPRRMVVTNINDLGALLPTEVGERARWGTDDRIPVPQVVVIVDGGSVPPGNHVLPDDGIQGVTVIDLPTHWDELFDSSRVRFLIDDEEPDENNTVPGYQVRVRMDPVRLRVDQMTMADAEAYSRRLTALYTVAPEGSDAAAETPQDTEIAAPKDYMALLGLGDVRSFDPDVAWRPRANRDRLRVPVGVGDAGQQIYMDIKESAQQGMGPHGLVIGATGSGKSEFLRTLVLGLVLTHPPEVLNLVLVDFKGGATFAGMAGMPHVSAVITNLEGELTLVDRMQDALSGEMTRRQELLREAGNFSSLKDYEKARTQDPTMDPLPSLFIVVDEFSEMLSAKPEFIDLFVAIGRLGRSLGIHLLLASQRLEEGRLRGLDSHLSYRVGLRTFSAQESRTVLGVPDAYELPAIPGLGYLKPDPTNMQRFRAAYVSGPPAAGSRIRRDEGGKLQGIFPFSIAEVKQLAMPAEEEEERPAAPVVGADGVEKSMLDIAVDRMAGHGNPAHQVWLPPLDIPDTLDTLMPDLTTSPELGLHSPAWKRLGGLVVPLGIVDKPREQLRDTLTLDLRGAAGHVAVIGAPRTGKSTTLRTIVASMSLTMTPQEVQFFVLDFGGGTFAPLAKLPHVSGVGTRSEPDVVRRVLAEVSGIIDRREAYFRAQGIDSIETYRIRRARGQADDGWGDVFLVIDGWGTLRADFDDLEYAIQEIAPRGLTFGVHIVAAAGRWAEFRSSMRDIFGTKLELRLGDPMDSELDRKIAALVPTGRPGRGIVKEKLHFLSALPRMDGDGSPTTLGDGVDDLISRVSAAWQGPAGPKLRLLPERIAIEQIREQAGVTEEKPGKRLLLGINEKELAPVGLNPATEPHLLVFGDGQSGKSSMLRSIAREIMRTHTPKEAQIAVVDYRRSLLGEIPEDYLVGYLTSATQANPTLNDLAAYLTKRIPGPDVTPEELRNRSWWSGAELFVLVDDYDLVSTQQGSPLAPLQPLMAQAGDVGLHVILARRSGGASRSLYESVIQSMRDLAMPGLLLSGNPDEGPLVGNLKPVPTLPGRGRLVTRERGIEVIQLAWSESTV; via the coding sequence GTGACTATCGCTGCGACAGCCGGCGGTACCCGCACCGAAGAGCCAGAGGTCCCCGAGGGGGAGCTCGCGCTCAATCCTCCGCCGGCTATCGAAGAGGGCGAGGGCGTCGGCGGCATCCTGATGAACGCCATCCCCATGCTCGGTGGTCTCGGGTCGATCGTGCTCATCGCGACGATGCAGTCGGGCGCGGGCGGTTCCCCGCCGATCCAGCGTTACATCGCCGCCGGCATGTTCCTGTTCGCGACCCTCGGCTTCATCTTCGTGCAGATCGACCGCCAGCGGAAGCAGAAGCAGAAGCAGGTCGGCGGGCAGCGTACGGACTACCTGCGCTATCTGGCCGGCGTCCGACAGTCGGCGCGCAAGGCCGGCGAGCAGCAGCGCAAGGCGCTGACCTGGCACTACCCCGCACCGTCCTCGTTGCCCGCGATCGCCGAGGAGCGCAGCCGGCTGTGGGAGCGGTCGAACACCCACAAGCGCTATCTCGACGTCCGCTACGGCGTCGCGCACCAGCCCCTGGCCCTGACCCTGGTGCCGCCCCAGCAGACCCCGATCGACCAGGTCGACCCAGCCTCGGCGAGCGCGCTGCACCGGCTGCTGACGGTCCACCGGATCCAGCCCGATCTGCCCGCGGCGACCAACCTGCGCGGGTTCGACAAGATGGAGATCTGCGGCAACGAGGACCAGGCCCGGGCGCTCGCCCGCGCCCTGATCTGCGGGATGACGGCCTTCCACTCACCGGAGCAGCTGATCGTCGCCGTGCTCACCTCCGAGCGCAACCTCGCCGAGTGGGACTGGGTCAAGTGGCTCCCGCACGCGCAGAGCGGCCGTGAGGTCGACGCTGTGGGACCCCGCCGCATGGTGGTCACCAACATCAACGATCTCGGCGCCCTGCTTCCGACCGAGGTCGGCGAGCGCGCCCGCTGGGGCACCGACGACCGGATCCCTGTTCCGCAGGTCGTGGTCATCGTCGACGGTGGATCCGTCCCACCGGGCAACCACGTGCTCCCCGACGACGGCATCCAGGGCGTCACCGTCATCGACCTGCCGACCCACTGGGACGAGCTCTTCGACTCCAGCCGGGTGCGGTTCCTGATCGACGACGAGGAGCCCGACGAGAACAACACCGTCCCCGGCTACCAGGTGCGCGTACGCATGGACCCGGTCCGGCTGCGGGTGGACCAGATGACCATGGCCGACGCCGAGGCCTACTCCCGCCGTCTCACCGCGCTCTACACCGTGGCGCCGGAAGGCTCCGACGCCGCCGCGGAGACCCCGCAGGACACCGAGATCGCGGCGCCGAAGGACTACATGGCGCTGCTCGGTCTGGGGGACGTACGCTCCTTCGACCCCGACGTCGCCTGGCGTCCCCGCGCCAACCGTGACCGCCTGCGCGTGCCGGTCGGTGTCGGCGACGCCGGCCAGCAGATCTACATGGACATCAAGGAGTCGGCCCAGCAGGGTATGGGGCCGCACGGCCTCGTCATCGGTGCGACCGGTTCCGGTAAGTCGGAGTTCCTCCGCACCCTCGTCCTCGGTCTGGTGCTCACCCACCCGCCCGAGGTGCTCAACCTGGTGCTGGTCGACTTCAAGGGTGGCGCGACGTTCGCCGGCATGGCCGGCATGCCGCACGTCTCCGCAGTGATCACCAACCTCGAGGGCGAGCTCACCCTCGTCGACCGTATGCAGGACGCGCTCTCCGGCGAGATGACCCGCCGCCAGGAACTGCTGCGCGAGGCCGGCAACTTCTCCTCGCTGAAGGACTACGAGAAGGCCCGTACGCAGGATCCCACGATGGATCCGCTGCCGTCGCTGTTCATCGTGGTCGACGAGTTCTCCGAGATGCTCTCGGCCAAGCCCGAGTTCATCGACCTGTTCGTCGCGATCGGCCGACTGGGCCGATCCCTCGGCATCCACCTGCTGCTCGCCTCGCAGCGCCTCGAGGAGGGCCGCCTCCGCGGCCTCGACTCGCACCTCTCCTACCGCGTCGGCCTGCGTACGTTCTCCGCGCAGGAGTCGCGGACCGTGCTCGGTGTGCCGGACGCCTACGAGCTCCCGGCCATCCCCGGGCTCGGCTACCTGAAGCCTGATCCGACCAACATGCAGCGGTTCCGAGCGGCGTACGTCTCCGGGCCGCCGGCCGCGGGGTCGCGGATCCGCCGCGACGAGGGCGGCAAGCTGCAGGGCATCTTCCCGTTCTCGATCGCCGAGGTGAAGCAGCTGGCGATGCCGGCCGAGGAGGAGGAAGAGCGCCCGGCCGCCCCGGTCGTGGGAGCGGACGGCGTCGAGAAGTCGATGCTCGACATCGCCGTCGACCGGATGGCCGGCCACGGCAACCCGGCCCACCAGGTCTGGCTGCCGCCGCTCGACATCCCCGACACACTCGACACGCTGATGCCCGACCTGACCACCTCGCCCGAGCTCGGTCTGCACTCGCCGGCCTGGAAGCGGCTCGGCGGTCTGGTCGTGCCGCTCGGCATCGTCGACAAGCCGCGCGAGCAGCTGCGCGACACGCTCACCCTCGACCTGCGCGGCGCCGCCGGTCACGTCGCGGTCATCGGTGCGCCGCGCACCGGCAAGTCCACGACGCTCCGCACCATCGTCGCCTCGATGTCGTTGACCATGACGCCCCAAGAGGTGCAGTTCTTCGTGCTCGACTTCGGTGGCGGCACGTTCGCGCCGCTGGCCAAGCTCCCGCACGTCTCCGGTGTCGGCACCCGTTCCGAGCCCGACGTCGTACGTCGAGTGCTGGCCGAGGTCTCCGGCATCATCGACCGACGTGAGGCCTACTTCCGGGCGCAGGGCATCGACTCGATCGAGACCTACCGCATCCGTCGTGCTCGCGGCCAGGCCGACGACGGCTGGGGCGACGTGTTCCTCGTCATCGACGGCTGGGGCACCCTGCGCGCCGACTTCGACGACCTCGAGTACGCCATCCAGGAGATCGCTCCGCGCGGCCTGACCTTCGGTGTCCACATCGTCGCGGCGGCCGGCCGCTGGGCCGAGTTCCGCTCGTCGATGCGCGACATCTTCGGCACCAAGCTCGAGCTGCGTCTGGGTGACCCGATGGACTCCGAGCTCGACCGCAAGATCGCCGCCCTGGTGCCGACCGGGCGCCCGGGTCGAGGCATCGTGAAGGAGAAGCTCCACTTCCTCAGCGCGCTGCCCCGGATGGACGGCGACGGCTCCCCGACGACGCTGGGCGACGGCGTCGACGACCTGATCTCCCGCGTCTCCGCTGCCTGGCAGGGGCCCGCCGGACCCAAGCTGCGGCTGCTGCCGGAGCGGATCGCGATCGAGCAGATCCGCGAGCAGGCCGGGGTCACCGAGGAGAAGCCCGGCAAGCGACTGCTGCTGGGCATCAACGAGAAGGAGCTGGCACCGGTCGGTCTCAACCCCGCCACCGAGCCTCACCTGCTCGTCTTCGGCGACGGCCAGTCCGGCAAGTCCTCGATGCTGCGCAGCATCGCCCGCGAGATCATGCGGACGCACACGCCCAAGGAGGCACAGATCGCGGTGGTCGACTACCGGCGGTCGCTGCTCGGCGAGATCCCCGAGGACTACCTGGTCGGCTACCTCACCTCGGCGACGCAGGCGAACCCGACACTGAACGACCTGGCGGCGTACCTGACCAAGCGGATCCCGGGTCCCGACGTCACGCCCGAGGAGCTGCGCAACCGGTCGTGGTGGTCGGGTGCGGAGCTGTTCGTGCTCGTCGACGACTACGACCTCGTCTCGACGCAGCAGGGCTCGCCCCTGGCTCCGTTGCAGCCGCTGATGGCCCAGGCCGGCGACGTCGGCCTGCACGTCATCCTCGCTCGCCGCTCGGGTGGCGCTTCGCGCTCCCTCTACGAGTCGGTCATCCAGTCCATGCGCGACCTGGCGATGCCCGGCCTGCTGCTCTCCGGCAACCCGGACGAGGGTCCGCTCGTCGGCAACCTGAAGCCGGTCCCGACCCTCCCGGGGCGTGGGCGCCTGGTGACCCGGGAACGCGGTATCGAGGTCATCCAGCTGGCCTGGAGCGAGTCGACGGTCTAG
- a CDS encoding winged helix-turn-helix transcriptional regulator has product MPDTNPGPLRLTEEHRELLDQLLDKWSLQVLDTLCERPRRFNELRQAIPAVTQKSLTTALRRLERNGMVERVVLSTRPIAVEYRITPLGSTLQDLIDQLYQWSASTLPEVEAAREAFDSER; this is encoded by the coding sequence ATGCCGGATACCAACCCTGGCCCGCTGCGCCTGACCGAGGAGCATCGCGAGCTCCTCGACCAGCTCCTCGACAAGTGGTCGCTCCAGGTGCTCGACACGCTGTGCGAGCGGCCGCGCCGTTTCAACGAACTGCGCCAGGCGATCCCGGCGGTGACCCAGAAGTCGCTGACCACAGCGCTGCGCCGCCTGGAGCGCAACGGCATGGTCGAACGCGTCGTGCTGAGCACGCGCCCGATCGCGGTGGAGTACCGCATCACCCCGCTGGGCAGCACGCTGCAGGATCTCATCGACCAGCTCTACCAATGGTCGGCCTCGACGCTCCCGGAGGTCGAAGCAGCGCGCGAAGCCTTCGACAGCGAGCGGTGA
- the eccD gene encoding type VII secretion integral membrane protein EccD translates to MTQAQVAPTGLVRVTVASGTRRMDLVLPGSVPVAELVPELARSVGLLDPQTAYAGYRVVLADGRKLTGDLGLIPQGVEDGGVLTVSAGIDDKPPRVYDDVVEAMTDVVESEMAPWKPEAGRRTSLLAAAMLLLLGAGALWTQSPSMLAGVAAAVIGTILAGGAIVLSRLEAENDAAIAAVWIGEIYGAVAGFLIGSASLGTDGGVGMPLALAGAGAMLASAIGFLGLGDARILAMPGALVGGVFLVAGLLLSATGWSAGVVLGIVLVVVVLTGSFFPWLALSTTKTDVPQLYSDEDINLDPDEIRKDQVRVDAKVAHEILVAIALSVGVLVVLTTPFVVQLGLAGTLVALAACVVLMLRTRQYRTGSEVLVGLSSGIAGLLSIGAALLIYHESWRPTTAVVLAAAGGVLLVLTLVPDVGSIRRGRLADLAETICLLAMLPLMVLASGLFGAAVAGF, encoded by the coding sequence ATGACGCAGGCGCAGGTGGCGCCCACGGGGTTGGTACGGGTCACTGTCGCCTCCGGCACCCGTCGGATGGATCTGGTGCTGCCGGGCTCGGTGCCGGTCGCAGAGCTCGTCCCCGAGCTCGCGCGAAGCGTCGGGTTGCTCGACCCGCAGACGGCTTACGCCGGCTACCGCGTCGTGCTGGCCGACGGTCGCAAGCTGACCGGTGACCTCGGACTGATCCCTCAGGGTGTCGAGGACGGCGGTGTCCTCACCGTGAGCGCCGGGATCGACGACAAGCCGCCGCGGGTCTACGACGACGTGGTCGAAGCGATGACCGACGTCGTCGAGAGCGAGATGGCTCCGTGGAAGCCGGAGGCAGGCAGGCGTACGTCGCTGCTGGCTGCCGCGATGCTGCTGCTCCTCGGTGCCGGGGCGCTGTGGACCCAGTCGCCGTCGATGCTCGCCGGTGTCGCGGCCGCCGTGATCGGCACCATCCTCGCCGGAGGCGCGATCGTGCTCTCCCGGCTCGAGGCGGAGAACGACGCCGCGATCGCCGCGGTGTGGATCGGCGAGATCTACGGTGCGGTCGCCGGCTTCCTGATCGGCTCCGCCTCGCTCGGGACCGACGGAGGCGTCGGGATGCCGCTCGCCCTCGCGGGTGCGGGCGCGATGCTCGCCTCCGCGATCGGCTTCCTCGGCCTGGGCGACGCCCGGATCCTGGCGATGCCGGGTGCGCTCGTCGGTGGCGTCTTTCTGGTGGCCGGCCTGCTGCTGAGCGCGACCGGATGGAGCGCCGGCGTCGTGCTCGGGATCGTCCTGGTCGTCGTGGTGCTGACCGGCAGCTTCTTCCCGTGGCTCGCGCTGAGCACTACCAAGACCGACGTCCCCCAGCTCTACTCCGACGAGGACATCAACCTCGACCCCGACGAGATCAGAAAGGATCAGGTCCGGGTCGACGCCAAGGTCGCCCACGAGATCCTGGTCGCGATCGCTCTCTCCGTCGGCGTCCTGGTCGTGCTGACCACGCCGTTCGTGGTTCAGCTCGGGCTCGCCGGCACGCTGGTGGCGCTGGCCGCATGCGTGGTGCTGATGCTGCGCACTCGGCAGTACCGGACCGGCTCCGAGGTGCTCGTCGGTCTCTCCTCCGGGATCGCCGGCCTGCTCTCGATCGGGGCCGCGCTGCTGATCTACCACGAGTCGTGGCGGCCGACGACCGCCGTCGTGCTTGCGGCGGCGGGCGGCGTACTCCTGGTGCTGACGCTGGTTCCTGACGTCGGGTCCATCCGGCGTGGCCGGCTGGCCGATCTCGCCGAGACGATCTGTCTGCTCGCGATGCTGCCGCTGATGGTGCTCGCCTCGGGCCTCTTCGGCGCCGCGGTGGCTGGTTTCTGA
- a CDS encoding S8 family serine peptidase gives MRGPVTLVRRGVALAAVASGLTLLGSPGPAYAAEERAECSAYATNTGGGAPQKADTRTAPVPEQVAPFAIMRIAEAQKVSKQGQGIRIAVVDSGFGRNAQEYHGTVAAGLISQIAPKARLSDHPVLKVGQEKSTIEAKKMVAELGSLAKGNAKGLIVDIGLPATQQAPGLDAAVDALIKKGAIVVMASDWSEVTTDSDPLDIASKAFPNANDSIVTVSASGTWASDPDFKVLPNSRTDVTAPTYGAPSTTLFGQPCWVDSITTSFAAAEVSAVLALIWSTNPGWSADQVIDRLYSTTSGREGQGGRYWGAGVVNAYDALTRPPVEEAATAPEIEQAPMAREKVDPLAAIRDNAIWWGIVGGGALGLGLVLRPMFSRRKGSM, from the coding sequence GTGCGTGGCCCAGTGACGCTCGTACGTCGCGGGGTCGCCCTCGCCGCCGTCGCGAGCGGGTTGACTCTGCTGGGCAGCCCGGGCCCGGCGTACGCAGCGGAGGAGCGGGCAGAGTGCTCGGCCTATGCGACGAACACCGGTGGGGGCGCCCCGCAGAAGGCGGATACCCGGACCGCGCCGGTGCCGGAGCAGGTCGCCCCGTTCGCGATCATGCGGATCGCCGAGGCTCAGAAGGTGAGCAAGCAGGGTCAGGGGATCCGCATCGCGGTGGTCGACTCCGGTTTCGGTCGCAACGCGCAGGAGTACCACGGCACCGTGGCGGCGGGCCTGATCTCCCAGATCGCGCCCAAGGCGAGGCTCAGCGACCATCCGGTCCTCAAGGTCGGTCAGGAGAAGTCGACGATCGAGGCCAAGAAGATGGTGGCCGAGCTCGGCTCGCTGGCCAAGGGCAATGCGAAGGGGCTGATCGTCGACATCGGTCTGCCCGCGACCCAGCAGGCGCCAGGCCTAGACGCTGCCGTCGACGCGCTCATCAAGAAGGGGGCCATCGTGGTGATGGCCTCGGACTGGTCCGAGGTCACCACCGACTCGGACCCTCTGGACATCGCCTCCAAGGCGTTCCCCAACGCCAACGACTCGATCGTGACGGTCAGCGCCTCCGGCACGTGGGCCTCCGACCCTGACTTCAAGGTGCTGCCGAACTCCAGGACGGATGTCACGGCCCCGACGTACGGTGCTCCGTCGACGACGCTGTTCGGTCAACCGTGCTGGGTCGACTCGATCACGACGTCCTTCGCCGCAGCCGAGGTCTCCGCCGTGCTCGCGCTGATCTGGTCGACCAACCCGGGCTGGAGCGCGGACCAGGTCATCGACCGGCTCTACAGCACCACGTCAGGTCGTGAGGGCCAGGGCGGGCGCTACTGGGGCGCCGGCGTGGTGAACGCCTACGACGCGCTCACTCGTCCGCCCGTCGAGGAAGCCGCCACGGCGCCGGAGATCGAGCAGGCGCCGATGGCTCGGGAGAAGGTCGACCCGCTCGCAGCCATCCGCGACAACGCGATCTGGTGGGGCATCGTCGGCGGTGGCGCGCTCGGTCTCGGGCTGGTTCTGCGACCGATGTTCTCGCGGCGCAAGGGCTCGATGTAG
- a CDS encoding WXG100 family type VII secretion target produces the protein MSSEIKQGQAINTAVGFINETKAKLQSANSRTVSEAQGEGASGWKGAGGTSFQQLMNTYNEKSREITNALDELTRGLENARKVGSQADEDVAGQSSSVTSSMDSISFKMGG, from the coding sequence ATGAGCAGTGAGATCAAGCAAGGTCAGGCGATCAACACCGCCGTCGGCTTCATCAACGAGACGAAGGCCAAGCTGCAGAGCGCCAACAGCCGCACCGTCTCCGAGGCCCAGGGTGAGGGTGCATCGGGCTGGAAGGGCGCCGGCGGCACCTCGTTCCAGCAGCTGATGAACACCTACAACGAGAAGTCGCGCGAGATCACCAACGCGCTCGACGAGCTCACCAGGGGCCTCGAGAACGCCCGCAAGGTCGGTAGCCAGGCCGACGAGGATGTTGCCGGGCAGTCCAGCTCCGTCACCTCCAGCATGGACAGCATCTCGTTCAAGATGGGTGGCTGA
- a CDS encoding type VII secretion protein EccB: MASKKDLVEAHAFSRRRLVSAFLSGAPGGREVEPARPGRSVFGGVILAVLLIAGGAVAHFLAPRPATGWADQPGLIVTKGGARYVVTGPENDRELYPVVNLASAQLILGLDLEEKSKVIDQEEIDKEFPKGTIGLGGPNVPEELPLTSDFINTGWTACTADDAGTFLNISAKPDVRQAAQSGFLVQTAEGTYLVAESTDVDGGTQAYSYKIEGDAETYADRIFTGPISTPRVPQSWVNLFPVGGTLSGGSFGSAFAKAGQAVEGEDYPIGTKGNYLAKDYLMTETGWIRLEDFASEVYDIAFGDKVNLQQLDSQPNIDGERLEASTFWPRSTVDPATGAACARLETGAATTVRLGIEPGEKAWPASPPGADSLTEARVDPGKGAFVYAANDEDLDKKSATPYLIDARGTANTLDGPLTVDRLGLSFDSGPIVPGTWLQLLPSGAALSTELALCPPNSDEVKVDQCVAQ, encoded by the coding sequence ATGGCCAGCAAGAAGGACCTCGTAGAGGCGCATGCCTTCAGCCGGCGCCGGCTGGTCTCCGCGTTCCTCTCCGGCGCCCCCGGCGGGCGCGAGGTGGAGCCGGCCCGGCCGGGTCGCTCGGTCTTCGGTGGAGTCATCCTCGCGGTGCTGCTCATCGCCGGCGGTGCCGTCGCCCACTTCCTCGCTCCCCGGCCAGCGACGGGCTGGGCAGACCAGCCCGGTCTGATCGTGACCAAGGGCGGGGCGCGGTACGTCGTCACCGGCCCCGAGAACGACAGGGAGCTGTACCCGGTCGTCAACCTCGCCAGCGCCCAGCTCATCCTCGGTCTCGACCTGGAGGAGAAGTCCAAGGTCATCGACCAGGAGGAGATCGACAAGGAGTTCCCCAAGGGCACGATCGGCCTCGGCGGGCCCAACGTTCCGGAGGAGCTGCCGCTGACGTCCGACTTCATCAACACCGGTTGGACCGCGTGCACGGCTGACGATGCAGGCACATTCCTGAACATCTCAGCCAAACCTGACGTGCGTCAGGCCGCTCAATCCGGCTTCTTGGTGCAGACCGCAGAAGGCACCTATCTCGTCGCGGAAAGCACGGACGTCGACGGCGGCACGCAGGCGTACAGCTACAAGATCGAAGGCGACGCCGAGACGTACGCAGACCGTATCTTCACGGGGCCGATCTCGACCCCGAGAGTGCCTCAGTCCTGGGTGAACCTCTTCCCGGTGGGCGGCACCCTCAGCGGCGGTTCCTTCGGGAGCGCCTTCGCCAAGGCGGGGCAGGCTGTCGAGGGTGAGGACTACCCGATCGGTACGAAGGGTAATTACCTGGCCAAGGACTATCTGATGACTGAGACCGGTTGGATCCGACTCGAGGACTTCGCCAGCGAGGTCTACGACATCGCCTTCGGTGACAAGGTCAACCTGCAGCAGTTGGACTCGCAGCCGAACATCGACGGTGAGCGTCTGGAAGCGTCCACTTTCTGGCCGAGGTCGACAGTCGACCCAGCGACAGGAGCTGCTTGTGCTCGGCTCGAGACCGGAGCCGCTACGACGGTGCGGCTCGGCATCGAACCAGGTGAGAAGGCGTGGCCGGCGAGCCCGCCCGGGGCGGACAGCCTCACCGAGGCGAGGGTCGATCCCGGAAAGGGTGCTTTCGTCTATGCCGCCAACGACGAAGACCTCGACAAGAAGAGCGCCACCCCCTATCTGATCGATGCCCGTGGCACCGCCAACACGTTGGACGGTCCGCTCACTGTCGACCGGCTCGGCCTGAGCTTCGACTCCGGTCCGATCGTCCCGGGCACGTGGCTGCAACTGCTCCCCAGCGGCGCTGCGCTCTCCACTGAGCTGGCGCTCTGCCCGCCAAACAGCGATGAGGTCAAGGTGGACCAGTGCGTGGCCCAGTGA
- a CDS encoding WXG100 family type VII secretion target produces the protein MGEEIIVNHGKMGAITDILMKGVADMDRELDELERHILGLQENFTGEAANAYNQAQAKWNQSIRELAMALDRGSKFVNEANADMHRADQRGAAGFGG, from the coding sequence ATGGGCGAAGAGATTATCGTCAACCACGGGAAGATGGGCGCCATCACCGACATCCTGATGAAGGGTGTGGCTGACATGGACCGCGAGCTCGACGAGCTCGAGAGGCACATCCTCGGTCTTCAGGAGAACTTCACCGGTGAGGCGGCCAACGCCTACAACCAGGCGCAGGCCAAGTGGAACCAGAGCATCCGCGAGCTCGCCATGGCGCTCGACCGGGGCAGCAAGTTCGTCAACGAGGCCAACGCCGACATGCACCGCGCTGACCAGCGCGGCGCGGCCGGCTTCGGCGGCTGA